One window of Hymenobacter sp. BRD128 genomic DNA carries:
- a CDS encoding T9SS type A sorting domain-containing protein yields the protein MARVGDGSATLTAAAAPVFLDEYTPGGTLVQTINLPTAVSSSNRILTAAGSATAELGLTRSADGHYLVLAGYGAAPGTPAVASSAATDVTRVIGLIGADGSIDTSTSTGSAFDGASIRAAATADGTSFYSVGSDGGVQYQALGSYAATQLNTAPLSVRSLNVAGGNLYVSTNLSPYVGLSQVGAGLPTAAGQTVTALPGFPGTTAGASPYGFYLADLSATVPGVDVAYVADDRIIGGGGVQKWSLVAGSWVLNGTIAGTVSTAVRGLSGSTSGTAVSLAASSSAGLFFITDNAGYNMAPSLTSLPSAVATAGPNTAFRGVAFAPVAAAPTIASFTPTMGGIGTAVTITGTNLTGATAVRIGTLDIPTFTVASATTITLVVPTTTSSISGPLTVVTPGGTATSSTNFNLVLATLASQALPELSIFPNPATDYVQIELPQASSLTVSLRDLVGRQVLAPVVLAAHQPLRLPASLAAGVYLLEIEQGATKAVRRIEKK from the coding sequence GTGGCACGCGTCGGCGACGGCTCGGCTACTCTCACCGCCGCCGCCGCCCCCGTATTCCTAGACGAGTACACCCCTGGCGGTACGCTCGTGCAAACGATTAACCTGCCCACCGCGGTGAGCAGCAGCAACCGCATATTGACGGCCGCCGGCAGCGCCACGGCCGAACTGGGCCTGACGCGCTCGGCCGATGGCCACTACCTGGTGCTAGCCGGCTACGGGGCCGCGCCGGGCACACCGGCGGTAGCCTCTTCAGCCGCGACTGATGTAACGCGCGTGATTGGCCTGATTGGCGCCGACGGCAGTATCGATACCAGCACTAGTACCGGCAGTGCGTTTGATGGTGCCAGTATTCGGGCCGCTGCCACGGCCGATGGCACGAGCTTTTACAGCGTGGGCAGCGATGGGGGCGTGCAGTATCAGGCGCTGGGCAGCTACGCGGCTACGCAGCTGAACACAGCCCCACTCAGCGTGCGCAGCCTCAACGTGGCCGGGGGGAATTTATACGTTTCGACCAACCTGAGCCCCTACGTGGGCCTAAGCCAGGTGGGCGCGGGCCTGCCCACGGCGGCGGGCCAGACCGTGACGGCGCTCCCCGGCTTTCCGGGCACGACGGCGGGGGCTAGCCCCTATGGCTTTTACCTGGCCGACCTGAGTGCGACCGTGCCCGGAGTAGACGTGGCTTACGTCGCCGACGACCGTATTATCGGCGGGGGAGGGGTACAGAAGTGGAGCCTGGTAGCCGGCAGCTGGGTGCTGAACGGCACCATTGCCGGCACGGTTAGCACGGCCGTGCGTGGCCTCAGCGGTAGCACCAGCGGCACTGCGGTGTCGCTGGCAGCCAGCAGCAGCGCCGGGCTGTTTTTTATAACCGACAACGCAGGCTACAATATGGCCCCCAGCCTCACGAGCCTGCCCTCGGCCGTGGCCACGGCTGGCCCCAACACGGCATTCCGGGGGGTGGCCTTTGCGCCGGTGGCAGCAGCCCCCACTATTGCCAGCTTCACACCCACTATGGGCGGCATTGGCACTGCGGTTACCATCACGGGCACCAACCTGACGGGGGCCACGGCGGTGCGCATCGGCACGCTCGATATTCCGACCTTCACCGTAGCTTCGGCTACCACTATTACGCTGGTAGTACCTACTACCACGAGTAGCATCAGCGGACCGCTAACGGTCGTAACGCCCGGCGGCACGGCCACCAGCTCGACCAATTTCAACCTCGTGCTGGCTACGCTGGCTAGCCAGGCCTTGCCCGAGTTGAGCATCTTCCCCAACCCGGCTACCGACTACGTGCAGATAGAGCTGCCGCAAGCCAGCAGCCTCACCGTGAGCCTGCGCGACCTCGTGGGGCGGCAGGTACTGGCGCCGGTAGTGCTGGCCGCCCACCAGCCCCTGCGCCTGCCCGCTAGCCTGGCCGCCGGGGTGTACCTGCTCGAAATTGAGCAAGGCGCGACCAAGGCGGTGCGGCGCATCGAAAAGAAATAG
- the gltX gene encoding glutamate--tRNA ligase, translated as MSNRPVRVRFAPSPTGPLHIGGVRTALYNFLLARKLGGTMILRIEDTDQNRFVPGAEDYIRESLEWVGIELDESPWKGGPHAPYRQSERKPMYRAYADQLIRDGYAYYAFDTPEELDAMRERLQAAKVPNPQYNSITRAQMRNSLTLPEDEVQALLANDTPYVIRLKVPRKEEVRFQDMIRGWVVVHSSAIDDKVLMKSDGMPTYHLANIVDDHLMDISHVIRGEEWLPSAPLHVLLYRYLGWEKTMPQFAHLPLLLKPDGTGKLSKRDGDRLGFPVFALEWHGTDAETGQPTVSRGYREDGYLPEALVNFLAFLGWNPGTAQEIFSMQELIEAFSIERVSKSPAKFDQAKAKWYNEHYLRAKSNAELAPYLLGALAEHGLACDQTKAEQIVGVMKERVSFPQDFWQEAKYFFDAPMEYDQAVISKKWNPQVSAALAAYAEALPDNSEPSANAEVLKALFNQTMEAQGMKPGQVLQALRVAVTGAAAGPDLFETLAILGTGEVAQRLRTAVERLG; from the coding sequence ATGAGTAACCGACCTGTCCGGGTGCGTTTTGCACCTTCGCCCACTGGGCCGCTGCACATTGGCGGCGTGCGCACGGCGCTATACAACTTCCTGCTAGCCCGCAAATTGGGCGGCACCATGATATTGCGCATCGAGGATACTGACCAGAACCGGTTTGTGCCCGGCGCCGAAGACTACATCCGCGAGAGCCTCGAATGGGTAGGCATCGAGCTCGATGAAAGCCCTTGGAAGGGCGGCCCGCACGCGCCTTACCGCCAGAGCGAGCGCAAACCCATGTACCGCGCGTATGCCGACCAGCTCATCCGCGATGGCTACGCCTACTACGCCTTCGACACGCCCGAGGAGCTCGACGCCATGCGCGAGCGCCTGCAAGCTGCCAAGGTGCCCAACCCGCAGTACAACAGCATCACCCGCGCGCAGATGCGCAACTCGCTCACGCTGCCCGAGGATGAGGTGCAGGCGCTGCTAGCCAACGACACGCCCTACGTTATCCGCCTCAAGGTGCCGCGCAAAGAAGAGGTGCGCTTCCAGGATATGATTCGCGGCTGGGTAGTGGTGCATTCGAGTGCCATCGACGACAAAGTGCTGATGAAGTCGGACGGCATGCCCACCTACCACCTCGCCAATATTGTGGATGACCATCTGATGGACATTTCGCACGTCATCCGGGGCGAAGAGTGGCTGCCTTCGGCGCCGCTGCACGTGCTGCTGTACCGCTACCTGGGCTGGGAAAAGACCATGCCGCAGTTTGCCCACCTGCCCTTGCTGCTCAAGCCCGACGGCACCGGCAAGCTCAGCAAGCGCGACGGCGACCGCCTGGGCTTCCCGGTATTTGCCCTGGAGTGGCACGGCACCGACGCCGAAACCGGCCAGCCCACCGTGAGCCGCGGTTACCGCGAAGACGGCTACCTGCCCGAGGCGTTGGTCAATTTCCTGGCCTTTCTGGGCTGGAACCCCGGCACGGCGCAGGAGATTTTCTCAATGCAGGAATTGATTGAAGCTTTCTCGATTGAGCGCGTGAGCAAGTCGCCCGCCAAGTTTGACCAGGCCAAGGCCAAGTGGTATAACGAGCATTACCTGCGCGCCAAGTCCAACGCCGAGCTGGCCCCCTACCTGCTGGGCGCCCTGGCCGAGCACGGCCTGGCCTGCGACCAGACCAAGGCCGAGCAGATAGTGGGCGTGATGAAGGAGCGCGTGAGCTTCCCCCAGGATTTCTGGCAGGAAGCCAAGTACTTCTTCGATGCGCCGATGGAGTATGACCAGGCCGTCATCAGCAAAAAGTGGAACCCGCAGGTGAGCGCGGCCCTGGCCGCCTACGCCGAGGCGCTGCCCGACAACTCGGAGCCGAGCGCCAACGCGGAAGTGCTCAAGGCGCTCTTCAACCAGACCATGGAAGCTCAGGGTATGAAGCCCGGCCAGGTGCTGCAAGCCCTGCGCGTAGCCGTGACGGGTGCCGCCGCCGGCCCCGACCTGTTTGAAACCCTGGCCATCCTGGGTACGGGCGAGGTAGCCCAGCGCCTGCGCACCGCCGTAGAGCGCCTCGGCTAA
- a CDS encoding T9SS type A sorting domain-containing protein, translating to MRDGNLSDPSIYAGFVAGCTVAPTGTNNITINNNVVLDQDFAITSGSLTINATGTLSQAAGALRTLSINNKGNGSIIQLIIVAATPGVRSKPQLSVGILDLSRTTLNIGSGATVQVCCTVFMGTQVTTNLGNNSLLNVLGNIDVATASSGVAGPPKAAGGTPAGVRVYSNLVDNHGGAKSLFQTSTNLVVCVQGNQLSTSCPPSSAAIFNVASAGIFNDPTCLSVLPVTLTRFSGSRTSDGGHVSLNWATASEVNNAFFAVERSTDAQTFDVLGQVAGAGTSSTARAYTFLDEYPLASTTYYRLRQVDLDGTSTFSPVVTIAESRTSADWLLCTAPQHYVVQGSGELHVLDVMGRSLFTQTLLANKSEVVLPALPTGVYFFQLLTAKGRSTIRQ from the coding sequence GTGAGGGATGGCAATCTGTCAGACCCTAGTATCTACGCGGGCTTCGTTGCAGGCTGCACGGTAGCCCCTACTGGTACCAATAATATCACCATTAATAATAACGTGGTACTCGACCAGGATTTTGCTATCACTTCGGGTTCGTTGACTATTAATGCCACGGGAACGCTAAGCCAAGCGGCTGGGGCTTTAAGAACTCTTTCTATCAACAACAAGGGCAATGGTAGTATTATTCAGCTTATAATAGTGGCCGCTACGCCAGGAGTGCGTAGCAAGCCGCAGCTATCGGTTGGAATACTCGATTTGTCGCGCACTACCCTTAACATCGGCAGCGGGGCTACGGTGCAGGTATGCTGTACGGTGTTTATGGGCACCCAAGTGACTACTAATCTGGGTAATAACTCGTTACTTAATGTGCTGGGCAACATAGATGTGGCTACTGCCAGCTCGGGAGTTGCCGGGCCGCCGAAAGCAGCTGGCGGTACCCCGGCCGGGGTACGTGTATATAGCAACCTGGTGGATAATCACGGGGGAGCAAAAAGTCTTTTTCAAACCAGTACTAATCTGGTCGTGTGCGTGCAGGGCAATCAGTTGAGCACGAGCTGCCCGCCCTCTAGCGCCGCTATATTTAATGTTGCTTCGGCGGGCATTTTCAACGACCCTACCTGCCTTTCGGTGCTACCCGTGACGCTGACGCGCTTTTCGGGTAGCCGGACCAGTGACGGTGGCCACGTGAGCCTGAACTGGGCTACGGCATCGGAAGTCAACAATGCTTTTTTTGCGGTCGAGCGCTCGACCGACGCACAAACATTTGACGTGCTAGGGCAGGTGGCCGGCGCGGGGACTAGCAGCACTGCCCGCGCATACACTTTTCTTGATGAGTATCCTTTGGCCAGCACTACTTATTATCGCTTGCGGCAGGTAGACTTGGATGGGACATCTACCTTCTCCCCAGTGGTAACAATAGCCGAGTCACGCACCAGTGCCGACTGGCTGCTGTGCACTGCCCCGCAGCACTACGTGGTGCAGGGTAGCGGTGAGCTGCACGTATTGGATGTGATGGGCCGTTCGTTATTCACGCAGACACTTTTGGCGAATAAAAGCGAGGTGGTACTGCCGGCTTTACCCACGGGAGTTTACTTCTTTCAACTGCTCACTGCTAAGGGCCGGTCAACGATACGTCAGTAA
- the glmS gene encoding glutamine--fructose-6-phosphate transaminase (isomerizing) — MCGIVAYLGYREACPIILKGLHRLEYRGYDSAGVALLNGNLSVYKKKGKVADLENFLADKNTHATVGMGHTRWATHGEPNDVNAHPHYSTSERIAIIHNGIIENYAALKKHLEKQGHVFHSDTDTEVFVNLIEDIQTNNHCSLEEAVRLALHEVIGAYAIVVLSKDAPDQLIAARKGSPLVIGIGEGEFFVASDATPIIEYTNEVVYVNDYELAVIKDGQLAIRSREDVVQTPYIQRLELELDSIEKGGYEHFMLKEIFEQPRSILDSMRGRLELGGSHLNMAGFRAYEQKFVNAQRIIIVACGTSWHAGLVAEYLIEDLARIPVEVEYASEFRYRNPVISERDIVIAISQSGETADTLAALELAKSKGATIFGICNVVGSSIARATDAGAYTHAGPEIGVASTKAFTAQVTVLTLLAMCIGQRRGTLSDTKLRELVTELHNIPSKVEKALKLDAEIQVIAETFKDVPNFLYLGRGYNFPVALEGALKLKEISYIHAEGYPAAEMKHGPIALIDENMPVVVIATKDSSYEKVVSNIQEVKARKGRIIAVVTEGDTTIPAMAEFVIEVPATSEVLMPLVSVIPLQLLSYHIAVLRGCNVDQPRNLAKSVTVE; from the coding sequence ATGTGCGGTATCGTTGCTTATCTGGGCTATCGTGAGGCCTGCCCTATCATCCTCAAAGGCTTGCACCGCCTCGAATACCGGGGCTACGACTCGGCTGGCGTGGCCCTGCTCAACGGCAACCTGAGCGTTTATAAGAAGAAGGGCAAGGTCGCGGACCTGGAAAACTTTCTCGCCGACAAGAATACGCACGCTACCGTGGGCATGGGCCATACCCGCTGGGCTACCCACGGCGAGCCCAACGACGTGAACGCGCACCCGCACTACTCGACCTCGGAGCGCATTGCCATCATTCACAACGGCATCATCGAAAACTACGCGGCGCTGAAAAAGCACCTCGAAAAGCAGGGCCACGTATTTCATTCCGATACCGATACGGAGGTATTTGTCAACCTCATCGAGGATATCCAGACTAATAACCACTGCTCGCTGGAAGAGGCCGTACGCCTGGCCTTGCACGAAGTGATTGGTGCCTACGCCATTGTGGTGCTGAGCAAAGACGCGCCCGACCAACTCATTGCGGCCCGCAAGGGTTCGCCGCTGGTTATTGGCATCGGCGAAGGCGAGTTTTTCGTGGCTTCGGATGCCACGCCCATCATCGAGTATACCAATGAAGTGGTATATGTGAATGACTACGAGCTGGCCGTTATAAAGGATGGCCAGCTCGCCATCCGCTCGCGTGAAGACGTAGTGCAGACGCCCTACATTCAGCGCCTGGAGCTGGAGCTGGATAGCATTGAAAAAGGTGGCTACGAGCACTTTATGCTCAAGGAGATTTTCGAGCAGCCGCGCTCCATCCTCGACTCGATGCGCGGGCGCCTCGAGCTGGGAGGCAGCCACCTCAACATGGCCGGCTTCCGGGCCTACGAGCAGAAGTTTGTGAATGCCCAGCGCATTATCATCGTGGCCTGCGGCACCTCGTGGCACGCCGGCCTGGTGGCCGAGTACCTCATCGAGGACTTGGCGCGCATCCCGGTAGAAGTGGAATACGCCTCGGAATTTCGCTACCGCAATCCCGTTATTTCGGAGCGCGACATCGTAATTGCCATTTCGCAAAGCGGGGAAACCGCTGATACCCTAGCCGCCCTGGAGCTTGCTAAGAGCAAGGGCGCTACCATTTTCGGTATTTGCAACGTGGTAGGCAGCAGCATTGCCCGCGCTACCGACGCCGGTGCCTACACCCACGCCGGCCCCGAAATCGGCGTAGCCTCGACCAAAGCCTTCACGGCGCAGGTAACGGTGCTGACGCTGCTGGCCATGTGCATCGGCCAGCGCCGCGGCACCCTCTCCGACACCAAACTGCGCGAGCTGGTGACCGAGCTGCACAACATTCCGAGCAAAGTAGAAAAAGCATTGAAGCTCGACGCCGAGATTCAGGTTATTGCCGAGACGTTTAAGGACGTGCCCAACTTTCTGTACCTGGGCCGCGGCTACAATTTCCCGGTAGCCCTGGAGGGTGCCCTTAAGCTTAAAGAAATCAGCTACATTCACGCCGAGGGATACCCCGCCGCCGAAATGAAGCACGGCCCCATCGCGCTCATCGACGAGAATATGCCGGTAGTGGTTATCGCTACCAAAGACAGCTCGTATGAGAAGGTGGTGAGCAATATTCAGGAGGTGAAAGCCCGTAAGGGCCGCATCATCGCGGTCGTGACGGAGGGTGACACGACCATCCCGGCCATGGCCGAGTTTGTGATTGAAGTGCCCGCTACCTCGGAAGTGCTCATGCCGCTCGTGTCGGTAATTCCGCTGCAACTGCTGAGCTATCACATTGCCGTGCTGCGCGGCTGCAACGTAGACCAGCCCCGCAACCTCGCCAAGTCGGTGACGGTGGAATAG
- a CDS encoding Rid family detoxifying hydrolase: MPHQIILTDQAPAPIGPYSQAIKAGNTVYVSGQIPLSAAGQLVGEGDVSAQTHQVLKNLTAVLAAAGLALTDVVKCSIFVKDLGNFATINQIYGTYFEEATAPARETVEVSRLPRDVEVEISCIAVG, encoded by the coding sequence ATGCCTCACCAGATTATCCTCACCGACCAGGCGCCCGCGCCGATTGGTCCTTATTCACAGGCTATTAAAGCCGGCAATACCGTGTACGTTTCGGGTCAGATACCGCTGAGCGCCGCCGGCCAGCTCGTGGGCGAAGGCGATGTGAGCGCCCAAACTCACCAGGTGCTAAAAAACCTGACGGCCGTGCTTGCCGCCGCCGGGCTAGCCCTCACCGACGTGGTAAAATGCTCCATTTTCGTGAAAGACCTGGGCAACTTCGCCACTATCAATCAGATATACGGCACCTACTTTGAAGAAGCCACGGCCCCGGCCCGCGAAACGGTGGAGGTGAGCCGCCTGCCGCGCGACGTAGAAGTAGAAATTTCCTGCATTGCCGTTGGGTAA